A window of Candidatus Bathyanammoxibius amoris genomic DNA:
TAAGGCATCCGTAAGAAGGTCTGCAAAGCGATAGCGCAGAGGGCCAAAATCCGTCAGGTCCTTCAACGGTTGCGTGGACCGTATCTGACCCCTGACCTGATTGTGGCAGCAAGGCACTACCATAATGTATGCCGCGTCCAACCTTATGCCTCTGGCCACTGCCTCGTCCGTGGCGGAGTCACAGGCATGGAGGGCAAGGACTATGTCTATCTTTTTCTCTCCCGGGAGCTTGAACTCCCGTGTCCGCCCTAACGAGAAATCCATGTTGTCGTAATCAAGCGTGACGGCAATCCTGCGGCACTTCTCCACAAGGGCCTCAGAGACGTCTACCCCGTAAAACGTACATTTCATACCGTCTAATTCCTTCAGTATGCGGTTCAGGGCGAAGGCCAGATATGATTTACCGCATGAGCACTCCAAAAATACCAGCTCATCATCCAATACGTCCTTGAGTGCGCGCAGGATATGCAAGGAAAAACCGACCGTTTCCTTGAACTTCTTTATTTCTCTGTGGCTGACGCCGCCGTCGGGACCTTCCCACCTGAGGGCACGCAGAAACTCACCGGAGGAAGTCAACACGGTGGAAATCGCCTCAGCGCTATACTCTGTATCCTGCAGAATGGTGCTCATATATTTATTAACCTTTTTCCACGCCCTTCTTGCCTGCTACGGTCCTTTTCCTACCCTTTCTGGTGCGGGCGTTTGTGCTTGTCCTCTGTCCCCTTACGGGCAATCCCATCCTGTGTCGCAAACCACGATAACTGCCAATACTCCTCAACAGGCTTATATTCTGGTTGGTCTGACGCCTGAGAGCACCTTCAACAACGTGGTTCTTTTCTATATAGGCCCCCAGGGTGCTTAACTGGTCTTCATGCAGGTCTTTTGCCCGAACGCTTTCGTCCATGTTCAGTTCCTTCAGAACTTTACCTGACAGGGTTCTGCCTATACCGAATATGTAGGTGAGTGAAATAACTATCGGCTTGTCAGCCGGTATGTCTACTCCCGCAATCCTAGGCATTAAAGACCCCTTCCTTTTGTCATCCCTGGCGTTGTTTGTGCCTCGGGTTGGTGCATACAACGCGAACCACGTTCTTAC
This region includes:
- the rpsM gene encoding 30S ribosomal protein S13, with product MPRIAGVDIPADKPIVISLTYIFGIGRTLSGKVLKELNMDESVRAKDLHEDQLSTLGAYIEKNHVVEGALRRQTNQNISLLRSIGSYRGLRHRMGLPVRGQRTSTNARTRKGRKRTVAGKKGVEKG
- a CDS encoding SAM-dependent methyltransferase; the encoded protein is MSTILQDTEYSAEAISTVLTSSGEFLRALRWEGPDGGVSHREIKKFKETVGFSLHILRALKDVLDDELVFLECSCGKSYLAFALNRILKELDGMKCTFYGVDVSEALVEKCRRIAVTLDYDNMDFSLGRTREFKLPGEKKIDIVLALHACDSATDEAVARGIRLDAAYIMVVPCCHNQVRGQIRSTQPLKDLTDFGPLRYRFADLLTDALRAQVLMGAGYHVTFHEIVPPTVTPKNLVITARRLRSGKKKGMDGYRRLCHQFGVRSILEKFLPEHFNGEDG
- the rpmJ gene encoding 50S ribosomal protein L36; this encodes MKVRSSVKRICEHCKIIRRKNVVRVVCTNPRHKQRQG